The sequence below is a genomic window from Silene latifolia isolate original U9 population chromosome 7, ASM4854445v1, whole genome shotgun sequence.
TCCTTACTAAGATGACAAGTTACTAGCTTCATTGAAAAGTCTAGCATATGTCGGAAAATAAAAAAACTAAGAAAGGATGATACAGAGTAGTTTGTTGCTGACCAACAATACACGAACTTGCCGTATGATGCGACGCAAAAGAATGTTGATTTTTTATTAATCTGAGCACACCGCAGACCGAACTGTCTGAGAAATCAGCATATTTTGTTATCTCTACTGTTCTCAGCATAGTGCTTGCTTTCTTGCAAAAAATCTGATCTTTCTATAGTTAGCTAGGCATCCCGCTTCGATATTTCCTTCAATTGCATCTTCTGCTGTTGTAATTAATATCTTATATTCTTCTACCATTAGTTACTACCGAGGCTTGTACATTGTCCTGAATATCAAATAGTTAACAAATGTTTGCATGTGCTAACATTTCTGCAGCATGTATCTATCCTTGATCATAAAAGTTGACATTATGTGGTACAAGGTGTTGTAGCTTTTCTTTTTTTACTAGCGGTTGTCTTACTGAGATGAGCCTTTGGGAAACACCCCTTGGTTGCTAAGACTTCATCCATCCATCAATAAACATCGTACTTTGTTTTGCATAAAAAATCAGGAATGTAATAGCATGTGCATGGATATGTAAGCTCATGAAGGATGTAGGATTGCAAACTATAATGGCCACAAATACTCCAACAACAAAGAATCCTTGATGGCAAAGTGAACATCTTAAAATGAGAAATTTTAGTTGGAAATCTATTCATGAACATCCTAAAAAATGACTAATGAGCTTATTCATTGACACTAAGAGTAATAAAAGTGGATAGTTTCCATTTATTTATGGTGCtctaactgtttttttttttatatacttTTATCCCCGGACCCTCGCCTAGCGGGGACGCCATCTTGCACCGGGCTGCCCTTTTTTTATCCTTACAAGACGTTATGACACATACCCTCTCATATTGTGGTGTTTTTGTTATAGGTTCGTGAGCATGCTAGAAAATTGTTGGAGAAGCAAATAAAGAAACCTTTTTTTAATGTCCGGTATGATTCTgctaaaatttattatttttatgctTTATTCTATTTTCAGTATGAATTCTAATTCTTACTAGAGAGGGACGGGccacaatttttatttttttaccatGGGATGTTTTTTTGGCACCACAAATATTCTACTTTTCTGGCATCACTATGAAAATGTTCTTTGGTTGCTTACTTGGGGAGGTGGCATCACATGACTTGTTAGTTACCAAGGGAGGAATAGGCAAGTGTacgtcatttttcaattttttggcaACCAAATACAACTCTCCTTTGTATTTCGTGTCATATCGTATGGCAACCAAAATACCACTACGTATGAAGCATTGCCTGAGTTTGTGTACTTGTGACTGTCACCAAGGCGCATTATGAATACAACAATACCCAGTGTCTCCATGGCTCCCACTTGTAGCTGCATGAGGAGGTTGGATGTATGCAACCTTTCTCCTATGTTAAAAACCCAAAGACGTTTCCATATGCTGGCAATGTGGCCTTACCCTTATATATTCCCAAAGCTGGAGTCTTCCAAGTTTCGCTTCATTTATCTGTGGCATTGCTTTGAGTTCATTCCCTTTTCAATGTCTGTATTTTATTTTTTCTGAGTGCAGCTATGGCGAAACTGTTGAACGAATGACTGTAGCACAGTTGGAGCAGGGAAAGGAATGGTTGGACAATACTTTTCATCTCATACGGTATGCTGACTATTATCTGCCATCTGATTCTACTGGTCTTTCATTGTATTGTGCTAACTGGCTATGCTCTCTATCCAAAATGATTATTAGTAAGCATACACATGCACCAACAGCAGCTAAATAAATACTAGCAGAATCATTTTCTTATCTGGTCCAACTTCTAAGTTGATTCGAACTATTTGGCAGTATAATATTCATCAAAAGCTCATCGTGTAACATGGATATATTATAGAGGCACTTGCAGAGTTGCATCTGCCTGCTTGTAATCTGCTCATCACTTTTCAGGAGTGAGAATGATAGCCTTCCTAACATCAAATGGGTTCTTGACCTTGCAAAAGCTGCGGTTTTGAGACATGGAATCCGTGGCCTTGTGATTGATCCATACAATGAGCTTGACCATCAACGTCATTTCAGCATGTGAGGATCCCAACTGTATAATTTTGATCTTCTAATTACTGATGAGGAACTGATATGAATTACTCAATCCATATTCAACGTGCATTCGCTCGAGGACTTGAAGTGCACTTTTCTAGATTTCTATATTGTTTACTCTTTTGAGTTTACCTGATTATTACTTCCTCCGTTTTTATATGATCtacccatttgttgaatatatgagtgtagtattttaataaaatgggtagatcATATGAGAACGGAGGAAGTATCATTTATCAGCAAGTCTCATTGAAGATGGgtgtatccgtcacaagctgaagacgggtcAAGCTACTCCTTACAGTCCTTAggcattctgcttttgtcttatctacccacttgggaattacttgacccgtcttcagcttgtgacagatatgcccgtcttcaatgagaatttgtgatcatttatataattgagtGCTTGATGGTTAACGTGTTTAACAGGACCGAGACCGAATACGTGAGTCAAATGCTCACAATGGTCAAACGATTCGCTCAACATCACTCTTGCCATGTTTGGTTTGTAGCGCACCCGAGACAGGTGAGTGTAGTGAAGACTTAAGAGAACTTCCCTTTTGATTATTCCATTTTTTGTTCTTACGGCCATCTGGTTTCACAGCTTCAAAGTTGGAGTGGAGACGCTCCTAATCTGTACGACATCAGTGGTAGTGCCCATTTCATTAACAAATGTGACAATGGCATTGTCGTTCACCGTAACAGGGATCCCGCGGCTGGTCCAATCGATAGAGTGCAGGTAAAATTCTTGCCGATTTACCCTCTCCGTTTTCTTTCATTCTCTATCTACCATAAGCTTTGATCACTGTCCTAACTTCCTGCAGATATGTGTAAGAAAGGTTCGAAATAAGGTTGCCGGAACTATCGGTGAAGCTTTCTTGACATATAACAGGTATCACAACTAATGTCCCTGTTTAATCCCATTTGTGCCCGCCTGCCCGGTATGTCTTGACTGATTTATATACAAAAAATTGAATATGCAGGATAACTGGCGAATATGTGGACCTGGGAAGCTAATTTCACGATGCAAGTACGTCTAAATCAGTTGTCTCGACGAAGGACAACAAATTTTGTAGATATAATCAAGATTTTATCAGGTATATTTGTCTATAGTGACAATGTACCCGTGTTAGCATAGCGAACTAATCATATTTTTTTGGATCGCTGAAAGAAAAAAGGCGCGGAATTTTAGGACTAGAGCTTGAACGGATGTTTTTCTGCTAACGGGGCTTAATTCTTGATAGTTATTTTGGTACTAACTATATGATACAGACTTACAGAGTACATGGTATTCACTCATCCTGATCCTTGATGTGCATTCTACTTCGTAGCATTTGAGGCTCAATCTTGTCTAAGATGGTATCCGttttaataataaaacgggtcaaTATCATTTCATATAGACAAAgtacaatttttttgtttttttcccaTGTATTCTGCTTTTGTCTGATTCCTCCTACATGGGCATATTTAACCTGTTTTAGGGCttaaacggatatatccgtcttaaaggAGATTTTGCCGTTTAAGATTTTGGTTTCTTTTTTTGTATAAGAGCCATAAAAGCAAATATGTTATTGATGATATTTGAACTTAAGTCATGGCTCACGAGTACCACTTTTTACGACTTTATTGGTTATTCTAGTCGACTTATGCAGATTATGGCTGTTTTTGAAGTGAGTAGTAGTTTGAATTGAAATAATTGGGTATAGTTTGTTATATGATGATAAATATGCTAGCGGAaaaacaatgaaacaagtacacatGTATTTCTGGTTTTATTGAAAGTATTTTAGTCATTGTTTaccctttttattttttataagcGATATTTTTATTAAAGATAAACAAGTGATTGGAATGAAGGGAGTAACTTTCATAAGAAAAAGACCACATTAATCCGTTGCAGTTTTAGTATGTTGTCCGAAGCTGCCAATGTGTAGTTCAACTTTGGGAAAGGTACATGCCCGTTTACaggcaaatgcatttgaaaaCATGGTAACTGCATTTGCATGTTATGATTTATGATTATTTTAACATCGTATCCGTGTGTATTCAGGTTTATGTTCATGATACCCTTGATAGTTACAATTTTGCACGAGTTGTCCCATCTTCAATGTCCGTCAAGTCTTGACACTAGCACAAAATCTTGTTTAAGATGGACATATTTGTTTTAAACTTAAAATGGATTAAATATGACAGGTGAGACAAACATGAAATGTCTAGAGAGTAGGGACTAGCAAAAAGCTTCTTCCATCTGCGTGTTTGTTTCACTAAAGAATAAATAATCACCGGTAATCATTGTTGATCAACAAAAAGAATATACAGCTCTTCGAGAATGTATTACTTTGAGAATTCCAACGATTTGTTTAATCGATACAAACTGTGACCCGGATCTCGCCGATATTTCGATTCCGACAAACGATGATGCTATATCTTCAATCCGATTAATTCTTACCAACTTAGTATTTGCAATTTGTGAAGGTCGTTCTAGCTATGTAAGAAATACTTGATTTTTTTATGAAATCAACACTTCAATTCCTACAATTTATATTAGAATTGATTAATGTTCCTGAATATCAAAAACTATATAATGAATTAAAGGAAAAGGACCGGTGATCCCGTctaaaaaaacacacaaaataaAGAACTAAATTAAGATTCACGTGCATGTACTACTATAGGGCAATTGCAtacaaaaaattatgaaaaataatcATGAAAATAAGGGATAATCATAATCAAAGGGATTTTGTGCTTTCGTGTCATATTCGCCATTTACAAGTAGAATGAATAATTGTGAAAATACGGGAACCCAAATAAGGGTAAAAAAAGGAAATGTCAAAACAAAATTATGTTCACTTCTACCTATAACTTTCTCCTTGGTTCAACCAAGTAACTACCAAAAGAGCGTAATCATACAAGCAGAACTTAGATCGACTTGGTTGGACGATTAAGGAGCTCTTACTTTCAGTCCTTTCGGTTACTGCTTCAGTGTAAAAGTCGAGTTTGGTGAGCTCTCGATGTACTATAGTGAATAACTGTAAAGGTGTGTTGTCCTAAACAAGGAGACTAAAGTGTTGTGACAGGACCAGTCCGGTTAGAACAAAGACAAGAGCAATCAGGTTGAGATAATTCGCTTCTGACAAGTCGTTTGTCACGGTTGATCATTAGCTTTACATGGGGAAGCTTCATACTTACTTGACGCCATATCTCATTTACTGTTCCATTTGGATCTTCGTATTCAAAGTAATGCTTCACCTGAACCACAAAACAAAACCATCAGTCATCAAGTCGACACAACACTTACATGAGACAAGACGGTATTACTTGTGAGACCACCCACATTACCCGTATAATTATGTTCTTCATTTTCCCTATGTTACAGGGCTGTTTCCGAATTGACAGGAAAATTGTATGGAGAGGAGAAGTCCGTCAACTAtatatattactccctcctattcactatattcttcccctttactttttgcacaagaaataagaaagtgaatttggaccacacaaaacacactaacccacatgcaatttaatttggaccacacaaatcaacccaaaaaaggaaatagggaagaaaatccgaataatccgaataaggaaatagggaagaatatagtgaataggagggagtacttcaCAATTTCGAAATGTACCCTCTTTTGTGAAACATTTTGCAGTGTTTCACCTTCTTCAGGAGTGTGTTCAAATAAATCGTCACCTTTCTTCACAAATCAATTGTCCTTTTTTCACATTCATACATCTCAAAAATATCTCCTGGCCATTTTGTGCTATTAGGCGGTCAACAAAAGATAACAAAGGCTAAATCTCAAAAGTTGGGGTTGTCTATCATAACCCTCTTTGACAATGTTGGGCTTTACTATAACGCGTAATGAAGGAAAGGGCGGGAGAGCGATGGGAGGAAAAACATATCTCCCTTACATCTCTTTCCATCCCAACTTGATAACCAAACAAGGGAATAGTCTCCCTCCTTTTCCTTCCCTCCATCCAAACAAGGGGACGGCAGAGGGAAATAAAGAAAGAGAAAACAAGGGAAAAGAAAGTACGTGAAATTATAAAAGCAAAGAGGGAGAGAACGAAGGGGAAAGGGAAAGTGAAAAATGAGAAAGAAATCAAGTGAGACTAAGACAAACtcgtacaaaaaaaaaaaatcacgcaAATAACAATCTACTTCTCAAAACATAATATTGTAACTTTGTAAGTAGAACAGCAAAATGCATACTGATTTGCAGAGGATTAATACCTTCTTCAACTCCTGCTGGAATTCCAGAAGTTTTGATTCGCTCACAGTTCTAAGTAGGTTGACTAGAAAGCCAGGCTTCACGGCCGAGGTGGTCTCTACAAATACtgcaattttcttgtaatctatGATATCTTCAAAGGGCAGTTCAATCTGGTCACTGATTATTACGGGTATACACAAGCTTACAATTGCATCAAACAGTCGACATGCAGAGGGGGTATCGCCTGCAGGATGCAAACAAAATTTCGATGTGTGCATCCCCTGTGTGGCTGCACGGCGACTCTCCCTCGATTGTGCACCATGTTTCATGACAACATCTTCTTCTTTCTCAAGAATTTGAAAGAGTATGTCACGAATCTTTCCACCCTGAAATAGGAATACGTGAGACGTGTTAAATGCACATTTCAGACAAAAGGATGAATGAGAACGATGTGATGTTAAGCATTGATATTAAACAAGGATTGAGTAACCTAAAGGCTGCAAAATGCTTCAAACCAAGAAAAATGTGCAACAATTTTACACCAGGGGTTCTGCAACAACGTTTCCTACAAACGGTGGGACAATGGGGGTTGATGAGCTGTAAATTGCATTGAATGACCGCTACTTTGGTATAAAAAGTAGCGCAACCAATACAATGAGTCATTTTGTGAAACCAAATAGTAGTGAGTCTTTAGCTACATTTGGAGCGGACTCAAAACAAGAGCAAAATATAAGAACAAAAAATTGAGATTTCTTGGAAGTTGGAATCCAAATGATTGCCACTTTGCCAGTTGTTAACGGCAAATTCCTGGATGCAGTCTTTAGTTGTATCTTCACAGCAATATAGACAATAGTAAAGCGTAAATTTTACCTATACGACACTTATCTTATTTGgacctatgttactccgacactttaCTTAGCTGCCGTGTCACGCGTCCGACACCTACTTGTCCGATACCGACACGACACTTcgacacttcattttagaccaaaaaattgaaaaatttgcaAAAAAAATAGCCGTATCCAACACTCGACACGTGTCGGAGAGTCAGGGTAACACATTTGGACACAGTATATACAGCACACACTTTCCTAGTTTCCTGGAATCTAACCCCCTCAAAGCACACCCTGAGAAAGATTTACAAGTTGTTTTATCACCTAAATGTACAGCTGCAGAACAGGTCCCTCAGAGCACCAATGAAGTGATTGGCAAAAGGCTCATAAAAATGGCAAGGAAACGCTAACATCCTCGGCTAAggtaataaacatgtaaaataCACAACTTACAAACAGTAGTACACGGAGAAACTAGTCTACCAATTAATTTCATCAAAGTCCCACCTGAAAAGATGATAATCTTAAAAACCTACAGCTCACTAGCAATCTATGCAAAAATTTCTTGATTCTTCTAAGAAAGTTGACAAATTTAAACCCTAAATCCACGGGATAAGGAGATTTCAGAAATATTGCAATGCATTCTAGCAATACTGATTCTGACAGCTTATTTTCCGACATTTTCAGCATCACTGATATATACAATAAGGCTTCAACAATATCTACCCTATAAAATGATCAAAATCCCCAATTCAAGATTTTACACATGGAGACAAAAGATATCTAATTCTATCGGCTCTAGAAGATCATCCTATAAACCAGACGAAGCCAAAGTCTATATCAAAGTAGCAACATTTTTAAGCAACATGATCAAACCAAAACCAATTCACAATTTTCAGAAACAAACAAAGCATAAGATCATCATATATTATACCTCTTTCCTATATCGATTACCCATGAAAAACAACAACGAATTACGATTCTCAACACCAGCATCCCCTTTAAACGTATTAATCCGATGCGAATAAGGCAATATAATATCTTTAACCAGAGAAGCTTGATCACTTCTCAATCTCCCAAAATCCGAAACCAACAATACACCATTTTTAATCCTATCAATAACCTTATACAAAGCATTAGGATCTTGACAAATAAACACATGATCCCATCCATTATTCCTTTTCCAATACTCTTGTTCTTCCAACCACTCCACCAACTCCTCCTGCATCCTCTCATCACTATACAATGCAACTCCGCTttcgccgccaccaccaccaccaccaccgccaccattattattattattattactattactcgGTCGAATCGGATTCGCAACGAGACTCAACGACGAAAAAAAGGGGACGTAGAACAAATCTGCCTCATCAGGatctaaaaccctaattattgccGAATTTGAACCTCTATCTTTCTTAATCAAATCAGAAAACAAATACCACTCCGCAGAATGCTGATTTCCAGGATACTTAAGCTCTGAATCATCAACAACATTGTTCGAGCTCTTATCACCGCCATTATTGGAGCTCCGAGCACTCGCGTAGCTCCGAATTACACCATAAGTGAATTTCCGAGGTAAATCGTACATAAATactttaaccctaaccctaacattGTTcgaattagggttagggtttccGGTGGCGGTGGAGGAGAAGAGGGGGGATTCGGGGATGGAAGGGGAGAGAAGGAAGCTGTTGAAGAGGAGGTAAAGTGCGAGAATTGCGGAAATGGTGATTAGGGTTTGTTTGAAAAGGGAATTTCGAGTTAATTTGAAGAACATTGTGGGGATTGTGGTGGTTTGGGAGAGAATTGGGGATTTTGGacggtggtggaggtggtggttgtgacggtggtggtggctCATTTTATGAAGGATGTTTGAAATTATGGAACATTATTGTAAATGTGTattattgattgattaattattgGAGTTATGAGTTTGTTGTGTTGGTAACATGTTTTTGAGAAAAATGTTTGGGTATGTTTGGGTCAATGATTGGTGTAACTAGGGTGTTTTGACATTTTCTCGAAATCGAACCGATAGCTGGAACATTCTCCTTTGATATATTGACGGTTTGAACTTCTCAGTTTTGACGGTAACATGGGTTGACTTATGTTAAGCTTGAGTTTTTATTCAAACGAGTTAGGAATCGAACTTGTGACTGCATCTGACCATTTATGTGAGAACCGAGAGTGCGTTATGCGTACAATTCACGTTGATCGACTTTGGTTATTTGACGTTTTATATGTAtgcatttttgaattttccaagATGTGTAATTGTTTCATTTTTGGTTGATAATAATGTAGATGTATCGTGTTTACTGTTATAGGATGGTACTATTAAGACTCGTAAATGATTGTCAAAATCAAATTGTACGAGCAACGGACTCCATAATTATTCGAAACTTTTATGTAAAATGATGTTTCGTAGTATCAACGGGTGGAATTATTCCATCGACTCAGGTTATTCTTTGTTTGGATGGCAAGTTTACACAAATAAGGTCGTTGTATGACGCACACGGCCATATCTTACAATGTACAGTATATCTCATTCAGCAACGATAATTAGTAATTGTGGTATGTCGTACACTTTTAACATACGACAGTCTTACATAAGACCAACTCTACCTTTGAAAAGTCCGCGATAAATCCAAAGTATACTTTAATAGAACCCACAACTTTCGTAAATCTGCAAGGACTGCAACAGTGGACGTAGTCTTCTTCAGAAGCAAAGAATAACTAGATGTATTACTTCAGTTACATTGAGCAAACACAGATTCACAGTAGTGAAACTGCATACCAAAAACCCATGGATATTGCGCAGCGGCCGGACAATAAAGGAAACAAAGAGTGGTGGGTGGACTAACAAGGAAACTCAGTAAAATCTTCCAAGAAAATTTCCACTGTTTTTACTGCTACTATTAAATCTCAAGCTATTTACAAGGCTTCTTATAAATCAGGTAACAATTTTACCTTCTCCGTGTTTCCAACTGGCCATTTTTACAGCAGAGAAATTAAGTTTGTTAAGAATGAGATGCACAATGTGGTGCCGATCATTGCCTCTTTGTTAAAGTCTTCTTTAAACCCTTGAGGATCTTCCCGAACCACATTAAGTTCATTGCAGCAAGCACAGATGGAACCACAAATACCAGAAAGTAACCAAAAGCATGCATTTCGATAACCTGTCAGATTCATGATCAACACACAGGGTTTCAGACATTGTTCACGGAGTTCAACTCAAtagcattatcaagaatacgagTAGTCGGGTGGTAGTGACCCATGCTTCTCATTAGTTCTTCTTGGGTACCCGTATACAACACAAAGTTCAAGGATATTGATATAAAATTTGTACTTGTCCCAGAAGACAAGCTCGTATGACAAAAGTAGGGAAGATACTCTATACGGAGTATTTTTTTATAGTATTTAATGATTAACATCTCTATATTTCTCTTGATAAGAATATATATttcaaatttataaatatattcATGCTTAGAAAACATGTTCTGAGACCAAATGATTGAGGCATACGGAACACCCTACCGAAGTCTTAAGATAGCTACTGATGGAGCCAAAATTTAATACGGAGTATCTTCTATTTTATCATAACAATACACTTTTTAATGAACCCAAAAAAAACTCGCCTCGCGAAAGTGAAATTTTACTTTGTGACACCAGTATTTAGAGATAACAATCATAGAGCGGGTttgacacaaaaaaaaaaaatgtaacaaGATAGtagctatgttactccgacacttcacttaactGTCGTGTCGCGTGTCAGACACGTGTCCGACATGAGAcgacacttcaatttagaccacaaaaTAGGAAAATTCACCCAAAATAACCGTGTACGACACTCCCAACACGTGTCAGACACGACACCGTGTCGGAGAGTCGGAGTAACACAGGATAGTGTCATAGTACAGATCAAGCAGTTACCTGATCATAGTGCAAGTACACATGAAAGAACATGTATACAAAAAGCAGAATTCTagcaacctgcaatacaaaacaaagattaaacatggAAGGTTAAAAAAACGCGATAAAGAAATAAAGAGGAATCGTCAAAAGTGTCGGGAAAAAACTTGAGCACCAACACCACCATAACCATCCCCTTTCAGCAACTCAAATATGTGCCTTTGGGATATAAATATATAATGTTGTTACAAAAGTGAAACAAAAAATCCGCAACTTTTAACAATTTTAACTGTCGTATTATCCTTCATCATGGTCATCAAGATGGTAAAAGGACAGCAAGTAGTATCTCACTATCTATACAAGAATGCATCAGAGGATGTACTTACCAACCAGGCTAAAAATATTACTATGCCATTAATGAGGTATGCATTGGATCTTTTCAACCCAACTGTATCAAGAAACCTGCACAGTAGAATGTTAAATCAGTGAGATTCATGCAACTAAAATCTCGAAACAGCCAACAAAGTCTGAACTAAAATCTGGAAACAACCAACCATCGCATATTAATTTCTGGTGTTGTAACTTCAGAGATGAGGACCATGAAAGTATAAAGTTGTCCTTCCCCAGAAAACATAGCGTAGGCAACAGCAATTCCCGAGAGAGAATGATGTACCACCTGAAAAGTTGAGGTAAACTTGTCAGCAAAGAATCGTATGCAAAAGTGCAAAACAACCAAGCATCAGAGGTTAAGGCTCGTGAGGAAAAGGCTTAATGAATTGAATACATTACTATTAAGCTTAAGTCTTTCAGATACGTTGATAATTGGgtgatactccctccattcaattgGATTCACTACGTTTTTCAATATATGTGAGAGCATGGAAACGTAGTGAACCCAAATGAATGGAGTGAGTAGCTGTCAAGAGATTATACTAGCCACTTGGAGGATATAGGATGATGACTCCTAGCAAGAGAATTTAAGGTAATACAAGTTTAAAACAAGGAATACTTTCAAAAGAATATCTCAGACCCTCCGGATTCAAGGGTTCCGTACTTCCGTCTGATAGAAATTGACAGAAAGTGGGCTTCTTTGGATCGTAGTGGaagcaaaaaaacaaaatataatggtGAAGCAAAGAATCCCAATGCATGTATTTCACACTGGCTCGTGAAATTATGTCTAAT
It includes:
- the LOC141592750 gene encoding putative arabinosyltransferase ARAD1 — protein: MSHHHRHNHHLHHRPKSPILSQTTTIPTMFFKLTRNSLFKQTLITISAILALYLLFNSFLLSPSIPESPLFSSTATGNPNPNSNNVRVRVKVFMYDLPRKFTYGVIRSYASARSSNNGGDKSSNNVVDDSELKYPGNQHSAEWYLFSDLIKKDRGSNSAIIRVLDPDEADLFYVPFFSSLSLVANPIRPSNSNNNNNNGGGGGGGGGGESGVALYSDERMQEELVEWLEEQEYWKRNNGWDHVFICQDPNALYKVIDRIKNGVLLVSDFGRLRSDQASLVKDIILPYSHRINTFKGDAGVENRNSLLFFMGNRYRKEGGKIRDILFQILEKEEDVVMKHGAQSRESRRAATQGMHTSKFCLHPAGDTPSACRLFDAIVSLCIPVIISDQIELPFEDIIDYKKIAVFVETTSAVKPGFLVNLLRTVSESKLLEFQQELKKVKHYFEYEDPNGTVNEIWRQVSMKLPHVKLMINRDKRLVRSELSQPDCSCLCSNRTGPVTTL